Proteins found in one Planococcus citri chromosome 2, ihPlaCitr1.1, whole genome shotgun sequence genomic segment:
- the LOC135836396 gene encoding uncharacterized protein LOC135836396, which yields MEKWTAVQRAFIVKAFFKNNDSYISAIRAFRKHFKLTGKSEVPSRPTVKLWVKNFEKTAHACKNKPTGRKRSVRTPETTDRVRHSVQTTPTTSIRKRALNLKIKPTSLQRILSEDLSFHPYKILIIQKLQKTDFVRRKSFAEDMLTRIDTENPMIIHEKPLHSAKLTVWMGVAKFGIVGPYVFDETVNGERYRKMLNEFLIPELKRRHKYRVTWFQQDGATCHSATDTISLLREHFGHRIISLNTEISWPPRSPDFSACDFFLWGYLKSKVYQDDPRTLKQLLDNIIRESRLIRREMLNKVFNNFKKRLVDCVKNDGKHLGGIIFKT from the exons atggagaagtggacggctgtgcagcgcgcttttattgtaaaggcctttttcaaaaataatgactcttacattagtgcaattcgtgccttccgcaaacattttaaacttaccggtaaaagtgaagtgccatcgaggccaacagtgaaattatgggtaaaaaacttcgagaaaaccgctcatgcttgtaaaaataagcctacaggtcggaaaagatcagtaagaacgccagaaacaacggaccgagtaaggcattcagtacagactacccctaccacttcaatacgtaaacgagcgttaaatttaaaaatcaaaccaacttctctgcaacgaattttatctgaagacctcagtttccatccatataagattttaatcattcaaaagttacaaaaaactgattttgtgagaagaaaatcatttgccgaggatatgcttacaagaattgatactg agaatccgatgataatacacgagaaacctctacactccgctaagttgactgtttggatgggcgtggctaaattcggtatagtgggaccgtatgtgtttgatgaaacggtgaacggtgagaggtatcgcaaaatgttaaacgagtttctcattcctgaattgaaacgcagacacaagtatagagttacttggttccaacaggatggcgctacctgtcattccgcaacggacacgatttctttattgcgtgagcattttggtcatcgaataatttcgctgaacacagaaatttcatggccacctcgatcccctgatttttcagcatgtgatttttttttatggggttacctcaagtcaaaagtatatcaagatgatcctaggactctgaaacagctcctagataatattattcgtgaatcaagactgattagaagagaaatgctcaacaaagtgttcaataattttaaaaaacgtttggtcgattgtgtcaaaaatgatggaaaacatcttggtggaataatttttaaaacttaa